The stretch of DNA ATATTTACTTTAATAGAACGATCACAAAAAGAAAAAAAATCATTGGGGTTGTCCATGATTTTAGCTGCTTTGATCATCTTTATGATTGGTTTCTCGGCTTGTTTTGGAAGCCTTATGATACAATCTTGACCCTCGATTTCATCGATTTGAAATTGTTTAAAAATGGAGTTTTATTGAACTGAGCCTATGGCGAACTCACGTAAGTATAATGAGTCCCCCCCGAAGGAGCAGCGAAGCTAAATTTTTAGATAAACAAGGCACCCCGAAGGAGCACGAAGTAAAAATTAGCTTCGCTGATTTTCAGTTCTTAAACAACTTCCCTATCAAAAATTACCGCATGGAACATTCAAATAAAGTTATCAGTATTAATTTGTTAGTTTTTATAATTTATACCCTTATACTGCACACTACAGGGATAGGAGATCCCATTCGATTTAGTGGTTTTGTGGCCTTTATTCACGCAGCCGCTATTTTTATAATAGGTGCCATATTTGCTTTAATAGAACGATCACAAAAAGAAAAAAAATCATTGGGATTATCCATGATTTTAGCAGCATTAGTCATTCTTACTATTGGTTTTTCGGCTTGCTTGGGAAGCCTTATGGTATAAACCTATGCGCTTATTTTATCGATTTGAAAATTTTAAAGCACAATAAGCGCTTCAAAATTTTCAAATCGATTTCTTTTTTATTGCTTAATGATTTTAAATAACTTATTAGAAAATCCATTTACGCCTACATCTAATAAGTAAATTCCTGCGTCTAGGTCTGACAAATCCAGCCTAGTTTTATTCCCTAGGTTTACCGTAGGCACCGTTAGCAGTTGTCCCAATTGATTGCGCAATCGAATTGTTCTAGCACTTCCATTTTCTAAGGCTACTGTTACTTCATTTCGAACTGGATTAGGATAGACCAGAATATCATTTCCCTCTACTTTTTTTCGCTCTACGGCTCTAATTTCAGAATATAAAATACGACCATCCGTACTAATCTGCTTTAAGCGGTAATAAGTAACTCCAATAGATGGATTAGGATCAATTGTAGCATAGTGACTCTCTTTCTGACTGCCTCCTTCACCAGCTATGGTCACAAGTTCCTTAAACAAAATGCTATTGGCGCTTTTTTCTACCACAAAAGAAACTCCACTATCTTCATTCAAGATCGACCAAGTTATATCCACAACATTATCTGAATTAAGTCTAGCATCAAATGCTGTAATTTTTTCTCCTAAAAGAATAGCAGGAATACAAAATGACTGGGCATTGTTCAAGCCTCCTGTTGTACCAGAAATTCCGTACATAGGAGTAGTTGTACCAAAGACCGTCATAGGATCAAAACTATAAGTAACAACACCATAGGTAATGGTAGCGGTAGCATCCATTAATGTAGCAGTAATTGTCCCAGGGCTACCTGGTGCCCACGATAGTCTAAATGTATGATCCAAACCATTCTCAATATTATAATCTACACCTCCATCTAGAAGCGGAATAGCTGCTGGAATAATTCTAGCACCAGGGCTCGTACCACAAGAGCCAGAAGGATTGACGTTTCCATCCAACCAAATATCCAAATGATCAGGATCTGGACCAAGAGAACAAAGTACTCCAGGTATACCATCATCTCTATCTTCCGTATTCAGATAAGTATCAATTTCTATGCTCAATGAATTAGAAATATTGCCAGCTCCCCAACCACCACTAGGAACCACACACTGTAAGTTAGGGTCATTTTGAATAATGAACATTAGCCCATCAGCACCACCGTCATCGCTTCCCAAATTAACGATAAAATCATAAGTAAATGCTGCCGAAAAATCTAACCGATTGGCAACATCCCAAGCCATTCCTAATTCGCCATTTGCTGCCGAAGTCAATTGCGTACACAATGTACTAGTCCGCACAGCATCACCAATTAAATGAAATTGCTCAACAGAAGGAGGACTAGGATTAGCTATAATTGAAACCGAATAATCCTCTGTTTCGCCATAAGAGTAGGTTCCGCAATTACTTGGCGTGCTCTCTGATAATACAATTCGCATACGGGTAGTACCCAATACAGGAGTCACGGTACAAGGTCCTCCTATTGTAAAATCTACACTAAGTGTTGCTGTAGGACTCGTTGTCCCCGTATTTCCCATATCTTCTCCCAAATCATCAAAATCGTTGTCTCCATTAAGATCAATATAGACAGAAGCCGACTTTGAATAGTCTCCCCCGCAAGTACTAAGGTCAATAACAACACTATAATTATTGCCTACCATAAGATCTGCTGGTGACAAACCAGTATAGTCTGTATAGGTCTCACAAGGCCCCGCAGAATTTTGGTTAATTGTTACGGTTTCGCCAATGAGTAGGACATTGTCAATTTTTGAATCCGCAGTATTGGTAGCATTAGACGCACAATACTGTGCATTTATTCTCTGATTGCCTGCTAGAAAGAAAGAGGTTAAAAGTATTACACTTAAGTAAAAGTTTCGTTTCATAGTTGTTCATTTTTTCCTAAAACGATTTAGGTTCATTAAGAAGATTAAATAAAATAACATACATGCTCTATTCTAAAAAGAATACTATGTTGATGGGGGTATATTTATATATAGATCATCTAAAACGATTTAGGTTCATGCAATCGAAATAGATAAAATATGTTTTTTTGTCTTGCTGAAAGAAGTGTAAACAACTAGAGTTTTAGAATAAATTTTTTAACTAAAACGTTTTAATCTATCATGTAGTTTTAAGAATTCACAATTTAACAAAAATTTCACAAAAAGACTTGCCTATCCATCTTAAATTCTTTTTTTTAACCTTTACAGCAATGATTCTACCGAAATTAGACCTAAAAACATATAATATTTCTCTTAATATTCTAAAAAAATGGACAAGTACTTTAGTATATGGTCAATGGACGCAATCAAGCCAATAACGCAAAGCCAATTTATAACTTTGTAAACCCAACCCCGAAATACTTCCAATACAATGAGGAGCAATAAAAGAATGATGGCGAATTTTTTCTCTCGCAAAAACATTGGATATATGTACCTCTATAACAGGAGTAGTAATCCCTGCAATTGCGTCTGCCAAAGCCAAAGAGGTGTGTGTATAAGCTCCCGCATTTAATACAATTCCATCCCATTCAAAACCAACCTCATGTAATTTATCAATTAGCTGCCCTTCTACATTACTTTGATAATATTGCAACTCTATTTGAGGAAATTCAACTTGCAGTTCTAAGTAGAAATCTTGAAAAGATGTGTTGCCATAAATTTCAGGCTCTCGTTTGCCCAATAAATTCAAGTTAGGGCCATTGATAATTAATATTTTCATACACTAAAGAATAAGATCGATAGGTTGAGCGATTGGTCTAATCTCTTTTTCTAAATTTTTTTGTACATATAAAGTGTTATGAGTGATTTCTAATGCACAAAGATGCCCTAACCCTTCTATTTTTTTGTAGCAACAACCTCCATCAATATTAATAATCGTTTGTTCTCCATTTACGGCTTCCTGAATTGTTTTTAGAGCAACCGTAAGATGCCCATGCACTTGCTTTTTTGATTGGATAGCTGTCGTTGATATTTCAATGTTTTGATTGTGAAAATAAGCCCTCGTATCACTAATAGGATAAGGTATAGAGGGGCTAAATCCAAGATGGGAAAAAATATGTGTTGGAGTCTCTATATAATAAGCCATTTTAGCACAAAAATCTAAATAAGCATATAAATCACCGTCCATAAGATCATCAGCATGATAAGCATGCAAAAAATCTTCAAAAAAATCCATTCCACAACTGTAAGCTGTCAATAAATTATGTTCGTGATTTCCCTTAATGCAGTACAATTCATACTCTAATTCCAATTGCATTAGATAATCTAAGACTTTTCTGCTATCATTCCCTTTATTAATCACATCTCCTAAGAAGATTAATTGATCTTCTTGCTGCAAGTTGATTTGTTGAATCAGAGCAGATAAAGTTAAAAAACAACCGTGAACATCGCCAATAACAAATTGCCTTCCCTTTGGGGAATGGGATAACTCTATTTTCATATTTTACAATTCTACCAACGGATAAAGTACATGCTCAGGAATCCATCCCAATCGATGATCTCCCTCCATCATTTCTACCAAAACCCAATTATTCCGTTTTTCTTGAATCGCTACAACAGTTCCTTGTAACAATTGATATTCTGACGCAGCGCTTTCTAGGCTAGGCTTGCTATAAAATGTTGTAGCATGCTGAATCATACGAATAGCAGACCATTCCTTTTTGGTATCTAGCACAACAGAATGCCCTATTTTGTCTGTAAACTCTGTTGTACAAACCTCTTGAGGCAATTGATCCAATTGGGCAATAATAGCATCTCCCAGAAATTTAAACTTACCACGAATAGGAGCCTTGGTACTGATCGGGTTATAACAGATGACTTGAATAGGGTTTTGGGTACCTATTCGCCCCTCAAAAAAAAACAAACAATTTTTGTCTTTGGGTGCAGTGGGGTCTCTATAAACTCCCGTTAACTCATCTCCTTTTATTCCTATCTGCATTTCATAATAATCCCCTGCAATAACATAAACGTTAATTGCATCTAGCTCTGATTGAGTCCAAGTAGTTTTGGTTGGCGGTTTAGTGGAATATTGAGGCTCAGTATTACATCCTACCAGACAAAAGGCAAAACAAAACAAGCCCCAAGATAAGAATTGGGAATAAAAAGGGTACATAAACTTAGGTTATAAATGGTTTACTACAATATGTTTAGTACACTGTCCTTTAAGCAGGTAATCTCACGATAGATTTTGATGATAGTTGAGGCGACTTGGAGCTTGATAAGCTTCGTGAGCAGAGCCAACAACAACAAACAAAAGCTAGGCTTAAAAATTTAGAGGACAATGTATTTAGTCTTCCATGCTAAAAAAAAGACCATTGACAGCTTCCACGGCTTTGATTTCGGGAACAAAAGACTTAACGGTATGCTCTACTCCTCCTTTCATTGTCATCGTACTCATAGAGCAAGTCTCACAATTCCCCAGCCATCTAAACCTAAGCACCATATCATCTGTCAACTCTACAATTTCAATATCACCTCCATCGGTTTCTAAATGAGGGCGCAACGTAGTAAGTGCCTGCTCCACTCTTTGTAATATTTTTTCTTTTTCTAAACTCATATCATTCAATTTGATTTTTAAACCATTTGAGGATTAATCATCCTCTTTTTTTATGCTATAGACAACATTAAGTAGTCTTTACTACTTTTGTTTGTTCTAGCATTTCATTTCGTACTGCAACTTGACGCAACACGTTTTGAGCTACTTTCATGAATGCTTCTTTGGCAATGGGTTCGTTCCCTACAGCAGCAGGTACACCAGTATCTCCTCCTTCTCGAATTCCCTGAACAATAGGCACCTGCCCCAACAACATGGTATTGGCCTCTTTTGCCAAGCGTTTTCCTCCTCCTTGTCCAAAAATATAGTATTTGTTATTGGGTAGTTCTTTGGGGGTAAACCAAGCCATATTTTCGACTACGCCCAAGATCGGAACATTAATATTTTCTAATCTAAACATATTCATCCCCTTAATCGCATCGGTATAGGCCACTTCCTGAGGTGTTGTTACCATCACGATTCCTGTAACGGGAACCGTTTGCACCAAAGTCAGATGAATATCTCCTGTCCCTGGAGGCAAATCAAGAATTAAAAAATCCAACTTAGGCCACATACATTCCTGAAAGAACTGCTTGACAATTCCTCCTAAACGGGGACCTCGTAAAACAACAGCCTGCTGAGGTTCTATCATATAACCAATAGAAATAGTTGGGATTCCATATTTCTCAATGGGCACCATCTTGGGCTTCCCGTGAACATCTTGAATACGAGGGCGTTTGCCTTGCATTCCCAACATAGTAGGAATAGAAGGACCATACAAATCTACATCCATCAAGCCTACGCTTGCCCCCATTTCTTTTAAGGAGAGTGCCAAGTTAACCGCTACCGTAGATTTTCCTACCCCTCCTTTTCCCGATGCTACAGCTATAATATTCTTAATATGAGGAACAGGACTTTGGGGCTGATTGCTCCCCCCCCCTTCTCTAGGCTTGGAATGAATATGCACCTCTGCATTAGGATAAACCTCATTGACAGCAGCAATACAAGCAAATGTCAATTGGTTTTTTATTGGAGATTTTATCGAAGGGACAATTATGGTAAAACTAATATCATTGCCCTTCACTTGTAAATTTTCAACCATACGCACCGTAATGATGTCCTGCCCTGTTTCAGGATCCTTAACACTACGTAATGCTTCTATTATTTGTTGTTTATCTAATTCCATTTTTTAATTCCTTAATCTCTGAATTTACATTAACTTGCCATTTATTGGTGTAATTTTGTGGTTCTAATTAAATTTTCACACCAGCTCCTGTTAGAATACAACAAAGATACGAATTTATAGTTGCAATTTTATAACTTCGTTTAGAACTTGTCTAATTCTAAAAACAACACCATGCGTCAAATTTTCCACCTTTGCATTTTTATAGGAATATGTGTTTTCTTTATAGCTTGTTCCTCTCCCTCTAAAGAGGTAAGTCAATCTCAACAATCTGCCTTAAAAAAATGGCTAGCCTTAGCCCCTAATGCCCGTCCAGATCTTTCTAAAGAAGCTTTTGCGACCAACGATTGTTCTTCTGAAGAAATAAAAACAGCACTTCAATTACTTTGTACAGCGCAACAACAACAAGATGCCTCAACATTGGAAAAAGGCTGGAAAGAGAAAGTCTTTCAATACAAAACCTATAAAATGCCTTTTAAAATAAAGACCTTTGGCAAAGCACCTAAAGACGGTCGAAGCCTCTTTATTTCTATGCATGGTGGAGGGGGTACTCTTCCTGAGGTCAATGACCAGCAATGGGAAAATCAGATTCGTTTGTATCAGCCTAAAGAGGGCGTTTACATCGCACCTAGAGCACCTACAAACAGTTGGAACCTTTGGCATCAAGCCCATATTGATCCATTGTTAGATCAACTCATCAAAGCAGCCGTTCTCTTTGCCAATGTTAACCCCAATAAGGTT from Aureispira anguillae encodes:
- the aroQ gene encoding type II 3-dehydroquinate dehydratase, whose protein sequence is MKILIINGPNLNLLGKREPEIYGNTSFQDFYLELQVEFPQIELQYYQSNVEGQLIDKLHEVGFEWDGIVLNAGAYTHTSLALADAIAGITTPVIEVHISNVFAREKIRHHSFIAPHCIGSISGLGLQSYKLALRYWLDCVH
- a CDS encoding NifU family protein, which codes for MSLEKEKILQRVEQALTTLRPHLETDGGDIEIVELTDDMVLRFRWLGNCETCSMSTMTMKGGVEHTVKSFVPEIKAVEAVNGLFFSMED
- a CDS encoding Mrp/NBP35 family ATP-binding protein, yielding MELDKQQIIEALRSVKDPETGQDIITVRMVENLQVKGNDISFTIIVPSIKSPIKNQLTFACIAAVNEVYPNAEVHIHSKPREGGGSNQPQSPVPHIKNIIAVASGKGGVGKSTVAVNLALSLKEMGASVGLMDVDLYGPSIPTMLGMQGKRPRIQDVHGKPKMVPIEKYGIPTISIGYMIEPQQAVVLRGPRLGGIVKQFFQECMWPKLDFLILDLPPGTGDIHLTLVQTVPVTGIVMVTTPQEVAYTDAIKGMNMFRLENINVPILGVVENMAWFTPKELPNNKYYIFGQGGGKRLAKEANTMLLGQVPIVQGIREGGDTGVPAAVGNEPIAKEAFMKVAQNVLRQVAVRNEMLEQTKVVKTT
- a CDS encoding lectin-like domain-containing protein yields the protein MKRNFYLSVILLTSFFLAGNQRINAQYCASNATNTADSKIDNVLLIGETVTINQNSAGPCETYTDYTGLSPADLMVGNNYSVVIDLSTCGGDYSKSASVYIDLNGDNDFDDLGEDMGNTGTTSPTATLSVDFTIGGPCTVTPVLGTTRMRIVLSESTPSNCGTYSYGETEDYSVSIIANPSPPSVEQFHLIGDAVRTSTLCTQLTSAANGELGMAWDVANRLDFSAAFTYDFIVNLGSDDGGADGLMFIIQNDPNLQCVVPSGGWGAGNISNSLSIEIDTYLNTEDRDDGIPGVLCSLGPDPDHLDIWLDGNVNPSGSCGTSPGARIIPAAIPLLDGGVDYNIENGLDHTFRLSWAPGSPGTITATLMDATATITYGVVTYSFDPMTVFGTTTPMYGISGTTGGLNNAQSFCIPAILLGEKITAFDARLNSDNVVDITWSILNEDSGVSFVVEKSANSILFKELVTIAGEGGSQKESHYATIDPNPSIGVTYYRLKQISTDGRILYSEIRAVERKKVEGNDILVYPNPVRNEVTVALENGSARTIRLRNQLGQLLTVPTVNLGNKTRLDLSDLDAGIYLLDVGVNGFSNKLFKIIKQ
- a CDS encoding metallophosphoesterase family protein — its product is MKIELSHSPKGRQFVIGDVHGCFLTLSALIQQINLQQEDQLIFLGDVINKGNDSRKVLDYLMQLELEYELYCIKGNHEHNLLTAYSCGMDFFEDFLHAYHADDLMDGDLYAYLDFCAKMAYYIETPTHIFSHLGFSPSIPYPISDTRAYFHNQNIEISTTAIQSKKQVHGHLTVALKTIQEAVNGEQTIINIDGGCCYKKIEGLGHLCALEITHNTLYVQKNLEKEIRPIAQPIDLIL